From Oryza brachyantha chromosome 9, ObraRS2, whole genome shotgun sequence, a single genomic window includes:
- the LOC102712199 gene encoding zingipain-2-like, with product MEMMKALVGLLVVLVATMAMAQDVPFSDKDLESEDSMWSLYERWRSAYTVSLDLADKGKKFETFKKNARYINDFNKKENTTYELGLNKFADMTMEEFTSMYTGFKVDAATIAAAEAAAALAPEPEEELLDVVPASWDWRQHGAVTAVRNQRPCGCCWAFTTVGAVEGAHAIATGQLLTLSEQQVLDCSGAGDCIGGYPDRAIDFVAKQGITQAVNYPAYLGIQQTCRTNPNNPVVKVDGVGTVPYSSEAALKNRVSKQPVSVGVSASESYVLYKGGVYAGPCNTSLNHAVLAVGYGTTAEGVDYWIVKNSWGASWGEGGYMRMKRGVGKEGLCGIAMFGSYPFKRGVSVSTHTHSSSFQEEADTSTSTSRDDDATTVASI from the exons ATGGAGATGATGAAGGCACTAGTAGGGTTGTTGGTTGTGCTGGTGGCAACCATGGCCATGGCGCAAGATGTCCCATTTTCAGACAAAGATTTGGAGTCCGAGGATAGCATGTGGAGCCTTTATGAAAGGTGGCGCAGCGCATACACCGTGTCGCTGGACCTTGCCGATAAGGGCAAAAAGTTTGAGACGTTCAAGAAGAATGCCAGGTACATTAACGACTTCAACAAGAAAGAGAACACGACCTACGAGCTTGGGCTGAACAAGTTTGCCGATATGACAATGGAGGAGTTCACCTCCATGTACACCGGCTTCAAGGTAGATGCCGCAACCATTGCggcagcggaggcggcggcggctttggCTCCAGAGCCTGAGGAGGAGCTGTTGGATGTTGTGCCTGCCTCCTGGGACTGGAGACAGCATGGAGCTGTCACTGCAGTCAGGAACCAAAGACCTTGCG gGTGCTGCTGGGCCTTTACGACGGTTGGCGCAGTGGAGGGCGCCCATGCGATCGCGACGGGGCAGCTGCTGACGTTGTCCGAACAGCAGGTTCTCGactgctccggcgccggcgactgcATCGGTGGGTATCCTGACAGGGCTATAGATTTCGTCGCGAAGCAGGGGATTACGCAGGCTGTCAACTACCCAGCCTACTTGGGCATACAACAGACCTGCAGGACGAATCCAAACAACCCAGTGGTGAAGGTGGATGGTGTAGGTACCGTGCCTTACTCCAGTGAGGCTGCCCTAAAGAATAGGGTGTCCAAGCAACCCGTCTCTGTTGGCGTCAGCGCTAGCGAAAGCTACGTGTTATACAAGGGG GGCGTGTACGCTGGGCCATGCAATACTTCGTTGAATCACGCAGTGTTGGCAGTGGGGTATGGCACGACGGCAGAAGGCGTTGACTACTGGATCGTGAAGAACTCATGGGGTGCAAGCTGGGGTGAGGGTGGTTACATGCGTATGAAGCGTGGCGTTGGCAAGGAGGGGCTCTGTGGTATTGCCATGTTTGGCTCCTACCCCTTCAAGCGTGGCGTCTCCGTCTCCACCCACACCCACAGTAGCAGCTTTCAGGAGGAGGCCgacacctccacctccacctccaggGATGATGATGCTACTACTGTTGCCTCCATATAA